The Acidobacteriota bacterium nucleotide sequence TATCGAGCCCGTTCATCTTCCCCCCTTGACCTTAAAAATAAACCATTATGCTATAATTGTAAACGATGAAAATAAAGCTTCTCGTTCCATCCGATATCAAAAAAGCGGTCCCAATGAAGGAAGCGATAGAGGCGGTAGAGAAAGCCTTTATCGCTTACTCTGAAAGGGAAGCGGTGGTTCCCGAGCGGACCGCGATCCCCCTCTCCACCGATCCGATGGAGACCGCCTTGTTTATGCCATCCTTTCTCACGAAGGAAAATGCGCTGGGAATAAAAGTATTAACCGTGCTCCCCAAGAATCCCTCACGAGGGCTCCCTGGCATCTCCGGAATGATGCTACTCCTTGACCCCGAAGAAGGGGGAGCAAAGGGGATACTCGATGCTATAACGCTCACCGCCATCCGTACAGCTGGGGCGAGCGGCGCCGCCACTCGAACTCTCGCGGTCGAAGGGGCGGAAAAAGCAGCTATCTTTGGCGCCGGCGCCCAGGCGAGCTACCAGCTTGAGGCAATTATCACCGTTCGTCCAACGATAAGGGAAATCGCCATCTACGACATCGAAGGGAAACGGGCGGCGCCGCTCGCCGAGAGGATGAGAGAAAAACATCCAGAGATAACTTTCAAGGTAGCAAGCTCACCGGAGGAAGCGGTGCGGGAGGCGGATATCATCACCACCGTTACCACATCGAAAAACCCTGTCTTCC carries:
- a CDS encoding ornithine cyclodeaminase family protein; the encoded protein is MKEAIEAVEKAFIAYSEREAVVPERTAIPLSTDPMETALFMPSFLTKENALGIKVLTVLPKNPSRGLPGISGMMLLLDPEEGGAKGILDAITLTAIRTAGASGAATRTLAVEGAEKAAIFGAGAQASYQLEAIITVRPTIREIAIYDIEGKRAAPLAERMREKHPEITFKVASSPEEAVREADIITTVTTSKNPVFPGKLVKEGAHINAIGAFTPDARELDDEIISRAKIVVDSRKMAKIEPGDIIIPLNTGVIKEDDILAEIGEVLAGKKAVRSSKRDITLFKSVGLAVQDIAVADLAYRKAAELGLGKEIEL